Proteins from a single region of Megalopta genalis isolate 19385.01 chromosome 3, iyMegGena1_principal, whole genome shotgun sequence:
- the LOC117218256 gene encoding coiled-coil domain-containing protein 12 gives MTEENIGTLEEEALKRKERLQALKRKTEDSKENKNDVASKLPKPKFRSYKPQDDSLKEKVLEDAKPGNVEVEVQDQLSAANTKVVIEELDISNLAPRKPDWDLKRDVAKKLEKLERRTQKAIAELIRDRLKQGQHDLAAVVNMATKEQSFSPT, from the exons ATGACCGAAGAGAACATCGGCACGTTAGAGGAGGAAGCTTTAAAACGAAAAGAACGCTTGCAAGCATTGAAGCGGAAAACCGAGGACAGTAAAGAAAATAAGAATGACGTTGCCAGTAAATTACCGAA ACCAAAGTTTAGAAGTTACAAACCACAAGATGACAGtcttaaggaaaaagttttgGAGGACGCGAAGCCCGGAAACGTAGAAGTGGAAGTACAAGATCAGTTAAGCGCGGCGAACACTAAAGTTGTTATAGAAGAACTT GATATTAGTAACTTAGCTCCTAGAAAACCAGATTGGGATTTAAAACGAGACGTTGCTAAAAAATTAGAGAAATTGGAGAGGAGAACGCAAAAAGCTATAGCGGAGCTTATAAGAGACCGTCTTAAACAAGGGCAGCACGATTTGGCCGCCGTAGTAAATATGGCGACTAAAGAACAGTCTTTTTCGCCTACCTGA
- the LOC117218254 gene encoding carbonic anhydrase 1 isoform X1 — MTVLIFAFTAFLFSNHALGDDFGYDGKHGPEHWGDDYKTCLGKYQSPIDIEDKDVRTASFPPLRFSNVQDPHPAYMTNNGHTVMIRSTDSDSKNVPTASGGPLNDTYVFQQLHFHWGENDDEGSEDLINNHSFSMELHAVFWKQSYGSLSNAMKYRDGLAVLAFLYQATDEPNPNFEAIVSQLPEIATVNSNVTIKDDNILNKLIAPNGAASQDYYTYIGSLTTPPCLEVVQWIDFIKPQNISHEQVSSNLNRVKTFHLATVRSRRSLDIEIHRDKRMNGESSNIRRFFVESIEKKLAAFRSIKSNDGSNLTHNYRPVQPLDNRTIYRNINNDSTEAAKPEVGSSSPIEAAKPAVGSSSPTEVAKPAGGSSSSTELTSASTTKQMSSVPTTVKPSPSTHNTNSPSAPKPTIASKTTVGKPTTDTSPKESDTDAPGTMKSGKTENGHHSGQEGIWNASTAVLVFGISFLLPWQRYAGSL, encoded by the exons ACCACGCGCTCGGCGACGACTTCGGCTACGACGGGAAACACG GTCCGGAACACTGGGGCGACGACTACAAGACCTGCCTGGGGAAATACCAATCCCCCATCGACATCGAGGACAAGGATGTTAGAACCGCGAGTTTCCCGCCTCTACGATTTTCCAACGTCCAGGACCCTCACCCAGCCTACATGACGAACAATGGTCACACAG TGATGATTCGAAGTACCGATTCGGATTCGAAAAACGTACCCACGGCGAGCGGAGGACCGCTCAACGACACCTACGTGTTCCAACAACTGCACTTCCATTGGGGAGAAAACGACGACGAAGGCTCGGAAGATCTGATTAACAATCACTCGTTTTCGATGGAGCTTCACGCGGTTTTCTGGAAGCAGTCCTACGGATCATTGAGCAATGCAATGAAATATCGCGACGGCTTGGCTGTGCTGGCATTTTTATACCAG GCAACGGACGAGCCCAACCCGAATTTCGAGGCGATTGTATCACAGCTGCCGGAAATAGCAACGGTCAACAGTAACGTGACGATAAAGGACGATAACATTTTAAACAAATTGATCGCGCCGAACGGCGCAGCGTCCCAGGATTATTACACGTACATCGGGTCGTTGACTACACCCCCGTGCCTCGAGGTCGTACAGTGGATCGACTTCATAAAGCCGCAGAATATATCCCATGAACAG GTCTCTTCTAATTTGAATCGTGTAAAGACGTTCCATCTAGCTACCGTTCGTAGTCGCCGTTCTCTCGATATAGAAATTCATAGGGATAAACGGATGAACGGCGAATCTTCGAATATACGTAGATTTTTCGTCGAATCGATCGAGAAGAAA TTGGCCGCTTTCCGCAGTATTAAAAGCAACGATGGCTCGAACTTGACGCATAATTATCGGCCAGTGCAGCCGTTGGACAACAGAACAATTTACCGTAACATCAACAATGATAGTACCGAGGCTGCTAAACCCGAAGTCGGATCATCATCGCCTATCGAGGCTGCTAAACCCGCAGTCGGATCATCATCGCCTACCGAGGTTGCTAAACCCGCAGGCGGATCATCGTCGTCTACCGAGTTGACAAGTGCATCGACGACCAAACAAATGTCCTCTGTCCCTACGACTGTGAAACCGAGTCCTTCGACACATAACACGAATAGTCCATCAGCTCCAAAGCCAACAATTGCTTCGAAAACTACCGTTGGAAAACCCACGACGGACACTTCTCCCAAAGAATCAGACACCGATGCACCTGGCACGATGAAATCGGGCAAAACTGAGAACGGTCATCATTCCGGTCAAGAAGGAATATGGAACGCATCGA CTGCGGTACTCGTATTCGGAATTAGTTTCCTTCTGCCATGGCAACGATACGCTGGGAGTCTCTAG
- the LOC117218254 gene encoding carbonic anhydrase 1 isoform X2 produces the protein MTVLIFAFTAFLFSNHALGDDFGYDGKHGPEHWGDDYKTCLGKYQSPIDIEDKDVRTASFPPLRFSNVQDPHPAYMTNNGHTVMIRSTDSDSKNVPTASGGPLNDTYVFQQLHFHWGENDDEGSEDLINNHSFSMELHAVFWKQSYGSLSNAMKYRDGLAVLAFLYQATDEPNPNFEAIVSQLPEIATVNSNVTIKDDNILNKLIAPNGAASQDYYTYIGSLTTPPCLEVVQWIDFIKPQNISHEQVHKQLAAFRSIKSNDGSNLTHNYRPVQPLDNRTIYRNINNDSTEAAKPEVGSSSPIEAAKPAVGSSSPTEVAKPAGGSSSSTELTSASTTKQMSSVPTTVKPSPSTHNTNSPSAPKPTIASKTTVGKPTTDTSPKESDTDAPGTMKSGKTENGHHSGQEGIWNASTAVLVFGISFLLPWQRYAGSL, from the exons ACCACGCGCTCGGCGACGACTTCGGCTACGACGGGAAACACG GTCCGGAACACTGGGGCGACGACTACAAGACCTGCCTGGGGAAATACCAATCCCCCATCGACATCGAGGACAAGGATGTTAGAACCGCGAGTTTCCCGCCTCTACGATTTTCCAACGTCCAGGACCCTCACCCAGCCTACATGACGAACAATGGTCACACAG TGATGATTCGAAGTACCGATTCGGATTCGAAAAACGTACCCACGGCGAGCGGAGGACCGCTCAACGACACCTACGTGTTCCAACAACTGCACTTCCATTGGGGAGAAAACGACGACGAAGGCTCGGAAGATCTGATTAACAATCACTCGTTTTCGATGGAGCTTCACGCGGTTTTCTGGAAGCAGTCCTACGGATCATTGAGCAATGCAATGAAATATCGCGACGGCTTGGCTGTGCTGGCATTTTTATACCAG GCAACGGACGAGCCCAACCCGAATTTCGAGGCGATTGTATCACAGCTGCCGGAAATAGCAACGGTCAACAGTAACGTGACGATAAAGGACGATAACATTTTAAACAAATTGATCGCGCCGAACGGCGCAGCGTCCCAGGATTATTACACGTACATCGGGTCGTTGACTACACCCCCGTGCCTCGAGGTCGTACAGTGGATCGACTTCATAAAGCCGCAGAATATATCCCATGAACAGGTACACAAGCAG TTGGCCGCTTTCCGCAGTATTAAAAGCAACGATGGCTCGAACTTGACGCATAATTATCGGCCAGTGCAGCCGTTGGACAACAGAACAATTTACCGTAACATCAACAATGATAGTACCGAGGCTGCTAAACCCGAAGTCGGATCATCATCGCCTATCGAGGCTGCTAAACCCGCAGTCGGATCATCATCGCCTACCGAGGTTGCTAAACCCGCAGGCGGATCATCGTCGTCTACCGAGTTGACAAGTGCATCGACGACCAAACAAATGTCCTCTGTCCCTACGACTGTGAAACCGAGTCCTTCGACACATAACACGAATAGTCCATCAGCTCCAAAGCCAACAATTGCTTCGAAAACTACCGTTGGAAAACCCACGACGGACACTTCTCCCAAAGAATCAGACACCGATGCACCTGGCACGATGAAATCGGGCAAAACTGAGAACGGTCATCATTCCGGTCAAGAAGGAATATGGAACGCATCGA CTGCGGTACTCGTATTCGGAATTAGTTTCCTTCTGCCATGGCAACGATACGCTGGGAGTCTCTAG
- the LOC117218254 gene encoding carbonic anhydrase 1 isoform X3 yields the protein MTVLIFAFTAFLFSNHALGDDFGYDGKHGPEHWGDDYKTCLGKYQSPIDIEDKDVRTASFPPLRFSNVQDPHPAYMTNNGHTVMIRSTDSDSKNVPTASGGPLNDTYVFQQLHFHWGENDDEGSEDLINNHSFSMELHAVFWKQSYGSLSNAMKYRDGLAVLAFLYQATDEPNPNFEAIVSQLPEIATVNSNVTIKDDNILNKLIAPNGAASQDYYTYIGSLTTPPCLEVVQWIDFIKPQNISHEQLAAFRSIKSNDGSNLTHNYRPVQPLDNRTIYRNINNDSTEAAKPEVGSSSPIEAAKPAVGSSSPTEVAKPAGGSSSSTELTSASTTKQMSSVPTTVKPSPSTHNTNSPSAPKPTIASKTTVGKPTTDTSPKESDTDAPGTMKSGKTENGHHSGQEGIWNASTAVLVFGISFLLPWQRYAGSL from the exons ACCACGCGCTCGGCGACGACTTCGGCTACGACGGGAAACACG GTCCGGAACACTGGGGCGACGACTACAAGACCTGCCTGGGGAAATACCAATCCCCCATCGACATCGAGGACAAGGATGTTAGAACCGCGAGTTTCCCGCCTCTACGATTTTCCAACGTCCAGGACCCTCACCCAGCCTACATGACGAACAATGGTCACACAG TGATGATTCGAAGTACCGATTCGGATTCGAAAAACGTACCCACGGCGAGCGGAGGACCGCTCAACGACACCTACGTGTTCCAACAACTGCACTTCCATTGGGGAGAAAACGACGACGAAGGCTCGGAAGATCTGATTAACAATCACTCGTTTTCGATGGAGCTTCACGCGGTTTTCTGGAAGCAGTCCTACGGATCATTGAGCAATGCAATGAAATATCGCGACGGCTTGGCTGTGCTGGCATTTTTATACCAG GCAACGGACGAGCCCAACCCGAATTTCGAGGCGATTGTATCACAGCTGCCGGAAATAGCAACGGTCAACAGTAACGTGACGATAAAGGACGATAACATTTTAAACAAATTGATCGCGCCGAACGGCGCAGCGTCCCAGGATTATTACACGTACATCGGGTCGTTGACTACACCCCCGTGCCTCGAGGTCGTACAGTGGATCGACTTCATAAAGCCGCAGAATATATCCCATGAACAG TTGGCCGCTTTCCGCAGTATTAAAAGCAACGATGGCTCGAACTTGACGCATAATTATCGGCCAGTGCAGCCGTTGGACAACAGAACAATTTACCGTAACATCAACAATGATAGTACCGAGGCTGCTAAACCCGAAGTCGGATCATCATCGCCTATCGAGGCTGCTAAACCCGCAGTCGGATCATCATCGCCTACCGAGGTTGCTAAACCCGCAGGCGGATCATCGTCGTCTACCGAGTTGACAAGTGCATCGACGACCAAACAAATGTCCTCTGTCCCTACGACTGTGAAACCGAGTCCTTCGACACATAACACGAATAGTCCATCAGCTCCAAAGCCAACAATTGCTTCGAAAACTACCGTTGGAAAACCCACGACGGACACTTCTCCCAAAGAATCAGACACCGATGCACCTGGCACGATGAAATCGGGCAAAACTGAGAACGGTCATCATTCCGGTCAAGAAGGAATATGGAACGCATCGA CTGCGGTACTCGTATTCGGAATTAGTTTCCTTCTGCCATGGCAACGATACGCTGGGAGTCTCTAG